A region from the Haemorhous mexicanus isolate bHaeMex1 chromosome 12, bHaeMex1.pri, whole genome shotgun sequence genome encodes:
- the NAE1 gene encoding NEDD8-activating enzyme E1 regulatory subunit isoform X1: MARPGRAGLKEQRYDRQLRLWGDHGQEALESAHVCVINATATGTEILKNLVLPGIGSFTIVDGNRVSGEDVGNNFFLQKSHIGQNRAQSAMELLQELNSDVSGNFVEESPEKLLDNDPSFFNRFNLVVATQLPESTLLRLAEVLWNSNIPLLVCRTYGLVGYMRVVIKEHTVVESHPDNMLEDLRLDRPFPELTEHVQDYDLEHMDKKDHSHTPWIVIVAKYLTKWFNEKSEQLPKSYKEKEAFKELIRQGILKNENGTPEDEENFEEAIKNVNTALNRTEIPRGIEELFNDDCCLKLTEQSSSFWILVRALKEFVANEGQGSLPVRGTIPDMMADSSKFIKLQNVYREKAKKDTAAVGSHAAKLLQSLGKAPESISERELKLFCSNAAFLRVVRCRSLAEEHSPNSCSRDAIISHMDNPDSEIVLYLMLRAVNRFYKQHGRYPGVYNYQVEDDIKKLKSCLTGFLQEHGLSVVVKDDYVQEFCRYGAAEPHAVAAFMGGAAAQEVIKVITGQFVIFNNTFIYSGMSQTSATFQL; the protein is encoded by the exons AtggcgcggccgggccgggccggcctCAAGGAGCAGCGCTACGACCGCCAGCTCAG ACTGTGGGGTGACCATGGCCAAGAAGCGTTGGAATCTGCCCATGTTTGCGTGATAAATGCAACAGCAACAGGAACTGAAATACTCAAAAACTTGGTGCTGCCAG gtATTGGTTCGTTTACAATTGTCGATGGGAATCGAGTCTCTGGAGAAGATGTTGGAAATAA tttctttctaCAAAAAAGCCATATTGGTCAG AATCGTGCCCAGAGTGCCATGGAGCTCTTGCAGGAATTGAATAGTGATGTTTCTGGAAACTTTGTTGAAGAG AGTCCAGAAAAGCTTTTAGACAATGACCCTTCCTTTTTTAATCGGTTTAACTTAGTGGTTGCAACACAACTGCCAGAAAG TACATTGTTGCGCTTGGCTGAAGTTCTCTGGAATTCCAACATTCCTCTGCTGGTCTGCAGGACCTATGGGCTGGTTGGTTACATGAGAGTCGTGATTAAAGAACATACAG TTGTTGAATCTCACCCTGACAATATGTTAGAAGATCTGAGACTGGACAGACCGTTTCCAGAACTGACAGAGCACGTTCAGGATTACGACCTGGAGCATATGGACAAAAAG GACCACAGCCACACCCCATGGATTGTGATTGTAGCCAAGTATCTCACAAAATGGTTCAATGAG aaaagtGAACAGTTGCCTAAGAGTTACAAAGAGAAAGAAGCCTTCAAAGAACTGATTCGGCAAG gTATCCTAAAGAATGAAAATGGCACCCCAGAAGATGAGGAAAACTTTGAggaagctataaaaaatgtgaatacAGCATTAAATCGTACAGAG aTTCCAAGAGGCATTGAAGAGCTTTTTAATGATGATTGCTGCCTAAAACTAACGGAGCAG TCATCTTCCTTCTGGATTTTGGTTCGAGCTTTAAAGGAATTTGTGGCAAATGAAGGGCAAGGAAGCTTGCCTGTCCGGGGCACCATTCCTGATATGATGGCAGACTCCAGTAAATTCATCAAATTGCAAAATGT ATACCGtgaaaaagcaaagaaggatactgctgctgtggggagccaTGCTGCTAAATTGTTACAGTCCCTGGGCAAG GCACCTGAGTCTATTTCAGAGAGAGAATTGAAATTGTTCT GCAGCAACGCCGCCTTCCTGCGCGTGGTACGCTGCCGCTCGCTGGCTGAGGAGCACAGCCCcaactcctgcagcagggatgcaATCA TTTCCCATATGGATAACCCTGACAGTGAAATAGTGTTGTACTTGATGCTGAGGGCTGTCAATAGGTTTTACAAGCAGCATGGCAGATACCCAG GTGTCTACAACTACCAGGTGGAAGATGATATTAAAAAGCTAAAATCATGCCTTACTGGTTTCCTGCAAGAACATGGGCTGTCTGTAGTGGTGAAAGATGACTATGTGCAGGAGTT TTGTCGCTACGGAGCTGCCGAGCCTCACGCTGTTGCTGCCTTCATGGGAG gagctgctgcacaggaaGTTATCAAAGTCATTACAGGGcagtttgtaatttttaataacACCTTTATTTACAGTGGAATGTCACAGACGTCAGCAACTTTCCAGCTGTAG
- the NAE1 gene encoding NEDD8-activating enzyme E1 regulatory subunit isoform X2, giving the protein MELLQELNSDVSGNFVEESPEKLLDNDPSFFNRFNLVVATQLPESTLLRLAEVLWNSNIPLLVCRTYGLVGYMRVVIKEHTVVESHPDNMLEDLRLDRPFPELTEHVQDYDLEHMDKKDHSHTPWIVIVAKYLTKWFNEKSEQLPKSYKEKEAFKELIRQGILKNENGTPEDEENFEEAIKNVNTALNRTEIPRGIEELFNDDCCLKLTEQSSSFWILVRALKEFVANEGQGSLPVRGTIPDMMADSSKFIKLQNVYREKAKKDTAAVGSHAAKLLQSLGKAPESISERELKLFCSNAAFLRVVRCRSLAEEHSPNSCSRDAIISHMDNPDSEIVLYLMLRAVNRFYKQHGRYPGVYNYQVEDDIKKLKSCLTGFLQEHGLSVVVKDDYVQEFCRYGAAEPHAVAAFMGGAAAQEVIKVITGQFVIFNNTFIYSGMSQTSATFQL; this is encoded by the exons ATGGAGCTCTTGCAGGAATTGAATAGTGATGTTTCTGGAAACTTTGTTGAAGAG AGTCCAGAAAAGCTTTTAGACAATGACCCTTCCTTTTTTAATCGGTTTAACTTAGTGGTTGCAACACAACTGCCAGAAAG TACATTGTTGCGCTTGGCTGAAGTTCTCTGGAATTCCAACATTCCTCTGCTGGTCTGCAGGACCTATGGGCTGGTTGGTTACATGAGAGTCGTGATTAAAGAACATACAG TTGTTGAATCTCACCCTGACAATATGTTAGAAGATCTGAGACTGGACAGACCGTTTCCAGAACTGACAGAGCACGTTCAGGATTACGACCTGGAGCATATGGACAAAAAG GACCACAGCCACACCCCATGGATTGTGATTGTAGCCAAGTATCTCACAAAATGGTTCAATGAG aaaagtGAACAGTTGCCTAAGAGTTACAAAGAGAAAGAAGCCTTCAAAGAACTGATTCGGCAAG gTATCCTAAAGAATGAAAATGGCACCCCAGAAGATGAGGAAAACTTTGAggaagctataaaaaatgtgaatacAGCATTAAATCGTACAGAG aTTCCAAGAGGCATTGAAGAGCTTTTTAATGATGATTGCTGCCTAAAACTAACGGAGCAG TCATCTTCCTTCTGGATTTTGGTTCGAGCTTTAAAGGAATTTGTGGCAAATGAAGGGCAAGGAAGCTTGCCTGTCCGGGGCACCATTCCTGATATGATGGCAGACTCCAGTAAATTCATCAAATTGCAAAATGT ATACCGtgaaaaagcaaagaaggatactgctgctgtggggagccaTGCTGCTAAATTGTTACAGTCCCTGGGCAAG GCACCTGAGTCTATTTCAGAGAGAGAATTGAAATTGTTCT GCAGCAACGCCGCCTTCCTGCGCGTGGTACGCTGCCGCTCGCTGGCTGAGGAGCACAGCCCcaactcctgcagcagggatgcaATCA TTTCCCATATGGATAACCCTGACAGTGAAATAGTGTTGTACTTGATGCTGAGGGCTGTCAATAGGTTTTACAAGCAGCATGGCAGATACCCAG GTGTCTACAACTACCAGGTGGAAGATGATATTAAAAAGCTAAAATCATGCCTTACTGGTTTCCTGCAAGAACATGGGCTGTCTGTAGTGGTGAAAGATGACTATGTGCAGGAGTT TTGTCGCTACGGAGCTGCCGAGCCTCACGCTGTTGCTGCCTTCATGGGAG gagctgctgcacaggaaGTTATCAAAGTCATTACAGGGcagtttgtaatttttaataacACCTTTATTTACAGTGGAATGTCACAGACGTCAGCAACTTTCCAGCTGTAG
- the CA7 gene encoding carbonic anhydrase 7: MTGHHSWGYGQADGPSEWHKAYPIAQGNRQSPIDIDSARAVYDPSLRPLVLSYESCTSLSISNTGHSVMVELEDTDDRTAISGGPFQNPFRLKQFHFHWGTTHSQGSEHTIDGKPFPCELHLVHWNARKYATFGEAAAAPDGLAVVGVFLEIGKEHASMNRLTDALYMVKFKGTKAQFRGFNPKCLLPTSLDYWTYLGSLTTPPLNESVTWIVLKEPIRISVKQLEKFRMLLFTAEEDQRIQMANNFRPPQPLKGRIVRASFKA; the protein is encoded by the exons ATGACTGGCCACCACAGTTGGGGATATGGGCAGGCTGACG GCCCTTCCGAGTGGCACAAAGCTTACCCCATTGCCCAAGGGAACCGCCAGTCCCCCATCGACATCGACTCCGCACGGGCAGTGTACGACCCCAGCCTGCGGCCCCTCGTCCTCTCCTACGAGTCCTGCACCTCCCTCAGCATCTCCAACACCGGCCACTCCGTCATGGTGGAGCTGGAGGACACTGATGACAGGACAG CAATCAGTGGAGGGCCCTTTCAGAATCCATTCCGGCTAAAGCAGTTCCACTTCCACTGGGGCACCACTCACAGCCAGGGATCAGAGCACACCATTGATGGAAAACCCTTTCCCTGTGAG ctcCACTTAGTACATTGGAATGCCAGAAAATATGCAACAtttggagaggcagcagcagctccagatgGCTTGGCAGTAGTTGGTGTTTTCTTGGAG attggaaaagaacATGCCAGTATGAACAGACTCACTGATGCTTTGTACATGGTAAAATTTAAA ggaaCAAAAGCTCAGTTTAGAGGCTTCAACCCGAAATGTCTCCTGCCCACAAGTCTAGATTATTGGACATACCTCGGTTCTCTGACAACCCCACCCCTTAATGAGAGTGTGACATGGATAGTGCTGAAAGAACCCATAAGAATCTCTGTAAAACAG CTGGAGAAATTCCGCATGCTGCTCTTCACTGCTGAGGAAGACCAGAGGATCCAAATGGCCAATAACTTTCGCCCCCCTCAGCCTCTGAAGGGGAGAATTGTTCGAGCTTCCTTCAAGGCCTGA
- the PDP2 gene encoding pyruvate dehydrogenase [acetyl-transferring]-phosphatase 2, mitochondrial, which yields MMSRTVSSWILSSARSSIILQGKGRWYSICIPNRNKIKWKLVFSKTCPYPAGSCSLDRAFSFPKAFRHTSTEEEHFSFQLSPAQINDILRAGELSHRTLDLKGKNANSVLRFESNQLASNSPIEDRRSAATCLQTAGMMFGVFDGHAGAACAQAVSERLLHYIAVSLMPRQSLEEIELAVEAMKPVRPILQWHRHPNDVEYQEITSQYFENLRVYWQHLLDLDTEPGFSLEEAMICAFKRLDSDISLEVQAPQENELMRNIALQVAFSGATACVAHIDGVHLHVANTGDCRAVLGVREEDGTWSTLPLTRDHNAYDEFEIRRLKREHPRSEEKTLFVNDRLLGILMPSRAFGDVQLKWSKELQHSILENSCDVEALNIYQYVPPNYHTPPYLTAEPEVTYHKLRSKDKFLVIASDGLWEMLSNEKVVKLVAGHLTELNMQKPPLTFKKPVNLGYMHNLLLQRKSKGLASLDQNTATHLIRHAIGSNEYGEVDPEKLAAMLTLPEDLARMYRDDITVTVVHFNSETIEDYYRSHE from the coding sequence ATGATGTCAAGAACTGTATCATCCTGGATTTTAAGCTCAGCCAGAAGCAGCATTATTTTACAAGGGAAAGGACGTTGGTACTCCATCTGTATCCCAAATAGAAACAAGATCAAATGGAAGCTGGTTTTTTCCAAAACATGTCCCtaccctgctgggagctgcagcttaGACAgagctttctcctttcccaaaGCATTCCGGCACACTTCCACCGaagaagaacatttttctttccagttgtCTCCGGCACAAATCAACGACATACTCAGAGCGGGTGAGCTATCCCACAGAACGCTGGATTTGAAAGGCAAGAATGCAAATTCCGTGCTGAGGTTTGAAAGCAACCAGCTGGCCTCCAACAGCCCCATAGAGGACCGGCGGAGCGCGGCCACGTGCCTGCAGACGGCGGGGATGATGTTCGGCGTGTTCGACGGCCACGCGGGAGCCGCCTGCGCCCAGGCCGTGAGCGAGAGGCTGCTGCACTACATCGCCGTGTCCCTCATGCCCCGCCAGAGCTTGGAGGAGATTGAGCTGGCCGTGGAGGCCATGAAACCAGTGCGGCCCAtcctgcagtggcacaggcATCCCAACGATGTGGAGTACCAGGAAATCACCTCGCAGTACTTTGAGAACCTCCGGGTTTACTGGCAGCACTTGCTGGACCTGGACACTGAGCCGGGGTTCAGTTTGGAAGAAGCCATGATTTGTGCATTCAAAAGGTTAGACTCAGACATATCACTGGAAGTTCAGGCTCCTCAGGAAAATGAGTTGATGAGAAACATCGCCCTGCAAGTAGCTTTTTCTGGTGCAACAGCCTGTGTAGCTCACATTGATGGTGTTCACCTCCATGTGGCAAACACCGGTGATTGCAGAGCGGTTTTAGGGGTCCGTGAAGAAGATGGAACATGGTCTACTCTCCCTCTAACCCGAGACCACAATGCCTATGATGAATTTGAAATTAGAAGATTGAAGCGAGAGCATCCTAGATCTGAGGAGAAAACCCTATTTGTGAATGACAGATTACTGGGGATTCTCATGCCCTCCAGAGCTTTTGGAGATGTGCAATTAAAATGGAGCAAAGAATTGCAACACAGCATTCTCGAGAACAGCTGTGATGTTGAGGCTCTAAACATTTATCAGTACGTTCCTCCAAACTACCATACCCCCCCTTATTTAACTGCAGAGCCTGAAGTCACATACCACAAGTTAAGAAGCAAGGATAAGTTTCTCGTTATTGCTTCAGATGGGCTATGGGAGATGCTGAGTAACGAGAAGGTTGTAAAACTTGTTGCTGGACACCTTACAGAGCTCAACATGCAGAAACCACCCCTGACTTTTAAGAAACCAGTTAATTTGGGTTACATGCACAACTTGTTGCTGCAGAGGAAGAGCAAAGGCCTGGCCTCCCTGGACCAGAACACGGCCACCCATCTGATCCGGCACGCGATCGGCAGCAACGAGTACGGCGAGGTGGACCCGGAGAAGCTGGCTGCCATGCTGACCCTGCCCGAGGACCTGGCCAGGATGTACAGGGACGACATCACCGTCACCGTGGTGCACTTCAACTCAGAAACTATTGAAGATTACTACAGGAGCCACGAGTAG